In Juglans regia cultivar Chandler chromosome 5, Walnut 2.0, whole genome shotgun sequence, the following are encoded in one genomic region:
- the LOC108989325 gene encoding WAT1-related protein At5g07050-like: MAKPGCCSGFLEASKPYFAMISLQFGYAGMNILSKVSLNGGMSHYVLVVYRHAFATAVIAPFAFIFERKAQPRITFPVFVQIFFLALLGPVIDQNFYYAGLKYTSPTFSCAISNMLPAMTFVMAVIFRMEKMSLKKVRCQAKIVGTAVTVAGAMLMTLYKGPIVEMVWSKHIHPPKSYATNSSANSDKDWFKGSIFLIIATLAWSGLFVLQTHALKTYKNHQLSLTSLVCFVGTLQAIAVTFVMEHKTSVWKIGFDMNLLAAAYAGIVTSSISYYVQGLVIKKKGPVFATAFSPLMMIIVAILGSFILAEKIFLGGVLGSILIVMGLYSVLWGKHKESVENKAHAEEIPDAIKVAQVSGKLAVTIIGDIEANEIQMGKGSSDDHQELAATNKDLVCCR; encoded by the exons ATGGCGAAGCCCGGATGCTGCAGCGGCTTCCTCGAAGCCTCGAAACCGTACTTTGCAATGATATCGTTACAATTCGGCTATGCCGGAATGAACATCCTTAGTAAAGTTTCTCTCAACGGAGGGATGAGCCACTACGTGCTGGTGGTTTATCGCCATGCCTTTGCAACTGCGGTCATCGCCCCCTTCGCTTTCATTTTCGAGAG GAAAGCGCAGCCAAGGATTACATTTCCAGTATTTGTGCAGATATTTTTCCTCGCTCTTCTTGG TCCGGTGATTGATCAGAACTTCTATTATGCGGGGCTGAAATATACGTCGCCAACTTTCTCATGCGCAATAAGCAACATGCTCCCTGCCATGACGTTTGTCATGGCAGTCATATTCAG gatGGAGAAGATGAGCCTGAAGAAAGTAAGGTGCCAAGCAAAGATAGTGGGAACCGCAGTGACAGTGGCTGGGGCTATGCTAATGACTTTGTACAAAGGACCCATAGTGGAGATGGTTTGGTCGAAGCACATCCATCCTCCTAAATCTTATGCGACAAATTCCTCTGCAAACAGCGACAAGGACTGGTTCAAGGGCTCCATCTTTCTTATCATCGCTACCCTTGCCTGGTCGGGCCTTTTTGTTTTGCAA ACACATGCGTTGAAGACATACAAGAATCATCAGCTGTCTCTTACATCTCTGGTGTGCTTTGTGGGCACTCTTCAAGCCATTGCTGTCACCTTTGTCATGGAGCACAAAACCTCAGTTTGGAAAATTGGCTTTGACATGAATCTCCTTGCTGCCGCCTATGCT GGAATCGTGACATCAAGCATTTCATACTATGTCCAAGGGCtagtgataaagaaaaaaggacCCGTCTTTGCAACTGCTTTTAGCCCCTTGATGATGATAATTGTAGCCATTCTGGGCTCCTTCATCCTGGCAGAGAAGATCTTTCTTGGAGG TGTGCTGGGTTCTATCTTGATTGTAATGGGACTTTACTCAGTCCTATGGGGAAAGCACAAAGAGAGTGTGGAGAATAAAGCTCATGCGGAAGAGATACCAGATGCTATAAAGGTTGCTCAAGTAAGTGGGAAGCTGGCTGTTACAATAATCGGGGATATTGAAGCAAATGAAATCCAAATGGGAAAGGGATCATCAGATGATCATCAAGAATTAGCGGCCACTAACAAAGATCTCGTCTGCTGCCGTTAG